From a single Streptomyces sp. NBC_01264 genomic region:
- the ureA gene encoding urease subunit gamma translates to MRLTPTERDRLLLRSAAELARSRRARGLQLNVPEATALIADTVCEAARDGKRLAEAIEEARSVLGPDDVLPGVSDVVTEVHVEAVFDDGSRLAVVSAPIRGAVGLGEDAPGAVVPGPGAPQPEPVVHLRVRNTAPVPVSVTSHFHFFEANPRLDFDRAAAYGMRLCVPAGSSVRFDPHGEGEVGLVPIGGDRVAIGFAGLVDGPLDAPGAKAEALRRAAACGYLGAAGAVAASPPDAARAPGSGPAPRGGAAAPDAGDRPEGTAT, encoded by the coding sequence GTGCGGCTGACCCCTACGGAGCGCGACCGGCTGCTCCTCCGCAGCGCTGCGGAACTGGCCAGATCCCGACGGGCCCGCGGATTGCAGCTCAACGTCCCGGAGGCCACCGCGCTCATCGCGGACACGGTCTGCGAGGCCGCGCGCGACGGCAAGCGGCTGGCGGAGGCCATCGAGGAGGCCCGCTCCGTGCTGGGCCCGGACGATGTCCTGCCCGGCGTCAGCGACGTAGTCACCGAGGTGCACGTGGAGGCCGTCTTCGACGACGGATCCCGTCTCGCGGTGGTCTCGGCCCCGATCCGGGGCGCCGTCGGCCTGGGCGAGGACGCCCCGGGCGCGGTCGTACCCGGCCCCGGCGCCCCCCAGCCGGAGCCCGTGGTCCACCTGCGCGTACGCAACACCGCGCCGGTGCCGGTCAGCGTCACCTCCCACTTCCACTTCTTCGAGGCCAACCCGCGCCTCGACTTCGACCGCGCGGCGGCGTACGGCATGCGGCTGTGCGTGCCCGCGGGCTCGTCGGTCCGCTTCGACCCGCACGGCGAGGGTGAGGTCGGCCTCGTCCCCATCGGCGGGGACCGCGTCGCGATCGGCTTCGCGGGGCTGGTCGACGGACCGCTGGACGCCCCGGGCGCCAAGGCCGAAGCCCTGCGCCGCGCAGCCGCCTGCGGCTACCTCGGCGCGGCCGGCGCGGTCGCCGCGAGCCCGCCGGACGCCGCCCGGGCCCCGGGCTCCGGGCCCGCCCCGCGTGGCGGAGCCGCCGCTCCCGACGCCGGCGACCGCCCGGAAGGGACGGCGACATGA
- a CDS encoding urease subunit alpha: protein MSRQTPHTDHSAHCAPGSRHIDPHEYASVFGPRAGDRVRLGDSGLTVRVESDSQKPGDEFLAGFGKTARDGLHLKAAAVRDTCDVVISNVLVIDAVLGIRKVSIGIREGRIHAIGRAGNPDTLDGVDVVVGTGTSIVSGEGMIATAGAVDTHVHLLSPRIMEASLAAGVTTIIGQEFGPVWGVGVNSPWALKHAFNAFDAWPVNIGFLARGSSSDPAPLIEALAEGGASGFKVHEDMGAHTRALDTALRVAEEYDVQVALHSDGLNECLSVEDTLRVLDGRTIHAFHIEGCGGGHVPNVLKMAGVPNVIGSSTNPTLPFGRDAVAEHYGMIVSVHDLKPDLPGDAAMARDRIRAGTMGAEDVLHDLGAIGITSSDAQGMGRAGETIRRTFAMAAKMKGELGPLAGDGEGDDNARVLRYMAKLTINPAIAHGLAHEIGSIEVGKLADIVLWRPQFFGAKPQLVLKSGFPAYGVTGDPNAATDTCEPLVLGPQFGSYGATAADISVAFVSAAAAALGNDEMPTRRRRVAVRGTRGIGPGDLPLNSRVGAVDVDARSGLVSLDGELLRSEAADSVSLNRLYFL from the coding sequence ATGAGCCGGCAGACGCCCCACACGGACCACAGCGCGCACTGCGCGCCCGGCAGCCGGCACATCGACCCGCACGAGTACGCCTCCGTCTTCGGCCCCCGGGCCGGCGACCGGGTCCGGCTCGGCGACTCGGGGCTGACCGTCCGGGTGGAGTCCGATTCGCAGAAGCCCGGGGACGAGTTCCTGGCCGGGTTCGGCAAGACGGCACGCGACGGACTGCACCTGAAGGCCGCCGCCGTCCGCGACACCTGCGACGTGGTGATCAGCAACGTGCTGGTCATCGACGCCGTCCTCGGCATCCGCAAGGTCTCCATCGGCATCCGCGAGGGCCGGATCCACGCGATCGGCCGGGCCGGCAACCCCGACACCCTCGACGGGGTGGACGTGGTGGTCGGCACGGGGACGAGCATCGTCTCCGGCGAGGGCATGATCGCCACCGCCGGCGCCGTCGACACCCACGTGCACCTGCTCTCCCCGCGGATCATGGAGGCCTCGCTCGCCGCGGGCGTCACCACGATCATCGGGCAGGAGTTCGGCCCCGTCTGGGGCGTCGGGGTCAACTCGCCGTGGGCGCTGAAGCACGCCTTCAACGCCTTCGACGCCTGGCCCGTCAACATCGGCTTCCTGGCCCGCGGTTCCTCCTCGGACCCGGCCCCGCTGATCGAGGCCCTGGCCGAGGGCGGCGCGAGCGGCTTCAAGGTCCACGAGGACATGGGCGCGCACACCCGCGCCCTGGACACCGCCCTGCGGGTCGCGGAGGAGTACGACGTCCAGGTCGCCCTGCACAGCGACGGCCTCAACGAGTGCCTCTCCGTCGAGGACACCCTGCGGGTGCTGGACGGCCGGACCATCCACGCCTTCCACATCGAGGGCTGCGGCGGCGGACACGTCCCCAACGTCCTGAAGATGGCGGGCGTACCGAACGTCATCGGCTCCTCCACCAACCCGACCCTGCCCTTCGGCCGGGACGCGGTCGCCGAGCACTACGGCATGATCGTCTCCGTCCACGACCTCAAGCCGGACCTCCCCGGCGACGCCGCCATGGCCCGCGACCGGATCCGCGCGGGCACGATGGGGGCCGAGGACGTCCTGCACGACCTCGGTGCGATCGGCATCACCTCCTCCGACGCCCAGGGCATGGGCCGCGCCGGCGAGACCATCCGCCGCACCTTCGCCATGGCCGCCAAGATGAAGGGCGAACTGGGACCGCTGGCCGGCGACGGCGAGGGCGACGACAACGCCCGCGTGCTGCGCTACATGGCCAAGCTGACCATCAACCCCGCCATCGCCCACGGCCTGGCCCACGAGATCGGCTCCATCGAGGTCGGCAAGCTCGCCGACATCGTGCTGTGGCGCCCCCAGTTCTTCGGCGCCAAGCCCCAGCTGGTCCTCAAGTCCGGCTTCCCGGCCTACGGGGTCACCGGCGACCCCAACGCCGCCACCGACACCTGCGAACCGCTGGTCCTCGGACCGCAGTTCGGTTCGTACGGGGCCACCGCGGCCGATATCTCCGTCGCCTTCGTCTCGGCCGCCGCGGCGGCCCTGGGCAACGACGAGATGCCGACCCGCAGGCGCCGGGTCGCGGTGCGCGGCACCCGCGGCATCGGCCCGGGCGACCTCCCGCTGAACTCCCGGGTGGGCGCGGTCGATGTGGACGCGCGCAGCGGCCTGGTCTCCCTGGACGGGGAACTGCTGCGCTCCGAAGCGGCCGACTCGGTCTCCCTCAACCGCCTGTACTTCCTGTAA